CGGCGGTCGCGACCACCGCGCGCGGCCGGTTGACGGTGCGCGCGAGGACCCCGTCGTAGCGACCCTGGAGCCGGCCCACGAGCGGGGACTCGCGGCGCCCGGCCGGCGGCCTGGACAGGAGCAGGACGCTGAGCGCTGGCGTGACGGTCAGCGCGACCACCATGGAGGCGAGCACCGCCAGCCCGTAGGAGAGGGCGAGCGGCCGGAAGAACGCGCCGGACAGGCCGCCCAAGAGGAGGACCGGCACGAGGGCGAGAAGGATGATCAGCGTCGCGTAGAGGAGCGCGCCGCGCACCTCGAGCGAGGCCTCGAGGATGACCGCTGCGGTCGACTTGTCGCTGTCCTCCTGGCGATGCTGGCGGAGGCGCCGCGCGACGTGCTCGACACCGACGATGGCGTCGTCGACGACGATGGCGACGGCGAGCACCAGTCCCGCCAGGACCATCGCATTGAGTGCCGCCCCACGCAGGTAGAGCACCAGCACTGCCGCAGCCAGCGACACCAGGATCGCCACGAGGCTGATCAGCGCGGTCCGCCAGTTGAACAGGAAGACGACGAGGACCAGGAGCAGGAGCGCGCAACCCAGGAGCAGCGGCAGGGCGAGGTTGCCCATGGCCGTCTCGATGAAGGACGCCGGGCGGTAGACGGAGGAGTCGATCTCCATGCCAGCCAGACCGGGCCGGAGCGCCTCGAGCGCCGCGTCCACCCCTCGGGTGACTTCGAGCGTGTTGGCCTCCGGGAACTTCTCGACGACGAGCATGAGGCCGGCACCGTTGTTGACGCTGGCGTCACCGATGAGCGGCTGGTGGTCCTCCACCACGCTGGCCACGTCACCCAGACGCAGCCCCCGGCCGCCCGCCCGCCCCTTCTCGATGGTGACCTTGGCCAGGTCGGCGGGGGTCGTGATGGGCAGGACGTGGCGCACGCCGAGCCGCTGGTTGGGGGTGTCGATGAACCCTCCGGTGCCGGGCGTCGATGCGTCCAGGAAGGTCAGTGGCGACACCCACAGGGCGTTCCCGGTGGTCTTGATGACCTCGAGCAGCGACACCTTGTGGGCTCGCAGCTTGTCCGGGTCGACCTGCACCTGGAGCTGGCGCTCCCGCTGGCCCCAGATGGCGACGTTCGCCACGCCGGGCACGCCCATCAGGCGTGGCCTGATCGTCCAGCGGGTGAGCACCGACTGCTCGATCGCGCTCAGGTTCTTGGAGGAGAGCCCGATCATCATGACCCGGCTCGACGACGACAGGGGCTGGAGCATCGTGGGCGGCTTCGACACCTGCGGCAACGCATGCGCCTGGGTGAGGCGCTCCGCCACCAACTGCCGTGCACGGAACAGGTCGGTCCCCGGCTCGAAGACGAGCACGATCGACGACAGTCCGGGAACCGACTCCGAGCGAATTGTCTCAAGCCACGCCACGCCGTTGAGCAGGTCGGCCTCCAGCGGGACGGTGATCAATTGCTCCACCTCGTCCGCGGAGAGACCGAGGGCCTCGGTCTGGATCTCCACGTACGGCTGGGTGAACTCGGGCAGGGTGTCCACCGGCATGTTGCGAAGCTGGGTGACACCGAGGAACAGCGTCGCCGCAGCGACCGCCACCACCAGGAGCCGAAACTTCAGGCTCGACCCGACGATCGAACGCATCACTGGTGGAGACCTCCCAGCGCAGTCATGTCCACCCCCCTAAGGACGGGCTCTGGCCGGCAACCCGCCTTCCAGCCTCAGCCGGTGCGGGAATGCGCGTCAGAACGCAAAGAAAGCAGCGGGGAAGGTCAGGCCGACCAGCCCCAAAAGAAAAGCCCCTCCTACAACTCCCCCGGTCCGATCCGGGCGGCGGTGCTGGATACCAGCCGCTGCCGCCAGCCCGAGATCTGCAAGGCAAGGATGGATGGCATGCGATCACGCTGTCAATACTTCAATTGGCGCAGGTGAGCTACCTTCCGGGAGAGGACGTCGCAGCCGCCGTCCGGGGCCACAGGTCGTTTCTGCCAAGTCGAGCAACCCGGCTTCCGCGTGCCGTCCACCCGACCCAGATGGTCCCGTTCCATTTTGCTCGAAGGAGGATGCGCGGCTGCTGCTCGCAGCGCGCGGCGTGACCGTCGTGCCCACCGACAACCTCGACTTCCAGGGGCTGGAGCGGCTGGAGCGGCTGGAGCGGCTGGAGCGGCTGGAGCGGCTGGAGCGGTTCCTCCTTCAGGCAGGAAAGGATGTCAAACTGTGGCCCTGTGACCGCCACCATCCGCACGGGAGCGAGCGCTGACCGACCTGGCCGACAACCTGGAGCACGTCCTGCTCCGGCCGGGGATCACCCCGGCCGAGGTCGACGACGCCTGCGCCGTTGCGGTCGAGCTGGGCCTGCCCGCCGTCGCGGTCTGGCCGAACGCGGTCGCCCAGGCGGCCGCTGCGGCCGGCGGCAGCCGGGTCGCGGTGGTCGCCGCGGTCGGCGCCCCCTACGGCGCCAGCGTGCGCGACACCAAGCTCGACGAGGCCAGGCGGGCGATCACCGCCGGCGCCCGCCACCTCGCGGTGGCCGTGGACGCCGGGCGCTTCCGGGGCGGGGACGCCGGGGCGCTCGCCGGCGAGCTGGTCGCCGTCTGCTACCTCGCCCACGCCGAGGGCGTGCACGTCCGCGCCGTGCTCCAGGCCGGGCTGCTGAACGAGGAGGAGCTGGTGATCGCCGGCCGGCTGGCCGCCGAGGCAGGCGCCGACCTGCTCCAGACCGGGTTCGGGTCGGCCGCCGCCGAGGCGCCCGCCACCCCCGCCCAGGTACGGGCCGCCCGCCGGGCGGTGCCGCCCCGGCGCATGTCCATCGGGGTGGTGGCCGGCGGCGCCCGGGACGCCGCCGCAGCGCGCGACCTGCTCGCCGCCGGGGCCGAGCGGGTCGCCGTGGCCGACCCGGCCACCCTCCTCGGCCGGGTGGCGGCCGCATGATCGCGGCGGGGCGCACCGGGAACGTCGCGGGAGCGGAGGATGCGCCAGTGAGCCTCCGGAAGCGTCGGTGAGCCTCTACCGCGAGCAGGGCGTGGTGCTGCGCACCTTCAAGCTCGGCGAGGCCGACCGGATCGTCGTGCTGCTCACCCAGGGCGAGGGCAAGGTCCGCGCCGTGGCCAAGGGGGTGCGCAAGACCAAGTCCCGCTTCGGCGGCCGCCTCGAGCCGTTCTCCCACGTCGACCTGTCGCTGTACCGCGGGCGCGGCGAGCTGGACACGGTGACCCAGGTGGAGGTGCTCAACCCGTTCCGCTCGCTGCGCGAGGACTACGACCGGGTCACCGCCGGGACCGCCATGCTCGAGGCGGTCGACCAGGTCGCCCAGGA
This portion of the Actinomycetes bacterium genome encodes:
- a CDS encoding efflux RND transporter permease subunit, with the translated sequence MRSIVGSSLKFRLLVVAVAAATLFLGVTQLRNMPVDTLPEFTQPYVEIQTEALGLSADEVEQLITVPLEADLLNGVAWLETIRSESVPGLSSIVLVFEPGTDLFRARQLVAERLTQAHALPQVSKPPTMLQPLSSSSRVMMIGLSSKNLSAIEQSVLTRWTIRPRLMGVPGVANVAIWGQRERQLQVQVDPDKLRAHKVSLLEVIKTTGNALWVSPLTFLDASTPGTGGFIDTPNQRLGVRHVLPITTPADLAKVTIEKGRAGGRGLRLGDVASVVEDHQPLIGDASVNNGAGLMLVVEKFPEANTLEVTRGVDAALEALRPGLAGMEIDSSVYRPASFIETAMGNLALPLLLGCALLLLVLVVFLFNWRTALISLVAILVSLAAAVLVLYLRGAALNAMVLAGLVLAVAIVVDDAIVGVEHVARRLRQHRQEDSDKSTAAVILEASLEVRGALLYATLIILLALVPVLLLGGLSGAFFRPLALSYGLAVLASMVVALTVTPALSVLLLSRPPAGRRESPLVGRLQGRYDGVLARTVNRPRAVVATAGVIVLLGLAVLPWAGRSQSLLPPFKERNLLIRWDGAPGTSGPEMTRIVAQVSNELRSTPGVRNVGAHVGRAVMSDQVVGINSSELWVSIDPEANYDKTVASIQQVVDGYPGLQHEVLTYLKDRTSGVLPVAGEAPAGAGDDAIVVRVYGQELEVLRSKAEEVRQAISGIDGVVDPKVEQPVEEPTLEVEVDLAAAERYGIKPGDVRRAATTLLSGIAVGSLFEEQKVFDVQVWSTPATRTSLTSVRELLIDTPGGGHVRLGDVAEVRVAAAPNVIRREAVSRLVDVSANVRGRDRGAVAGDVDRRIKQLSFPLEYHAELLGDYADRQAAQRRVVNYTAAAAIGIFLLLQAAFGSWRLAAVVFLTLPVALVGGVLAALAGGGIMSLGALAGFFTVLGIAVRNGVLLVSHYRRLERDEGETFGPELVVRGARERLAPVLTTVFATGLALVPLVVLDNPGHEIVHPMAVVVLGGLVTSALLNLFIVPALYLRFGARRPEPEPVSGPQVDLVMAKVNA